One window of the Trifolium pratense cultivar HEN17-A07 linkage group LG2, ARS_RC_1.1, whole genome shotgun sequence genome contains the following:
- the LOC123906656 gene encoding alkane hydroxylase MAH1-like: MDLFGSIIIVCALFFFLCVVIFQIHRRRFCRYPILKDYPFLGMLPPLLWNLWHIHDFLTEELKKQQRSTGEFTGPWFTKMNYLVTSDPINVHHIMSKCFANYVKGQEFHEIFEAFGDGIFNADSETWKYNRSLFHSIFKQRDFELFQEKIIRNKLERSLIPILDHVQQKGSQVDLQDVFNRFTFDNICSVVLGCDPNCLSIDFPDVTCEKAFDQIEECIFYRHAIPRGVWILQKILQVGQEKKMTKASKEFDEFIYANIESKREELRKGIKNDEMGDLLTTFMKKEKESQVIVHDDKFLRDAAFNLFVAGRDTITSALTWLFYLVATHPLVETKILEEIKENFGSINNIEKKLGVDDLKKLVYLQGAICEAIRLFPPIPFERKQAIKGDILPSGHIVNPNTIILFSLYSMGRVEETWGKDCLEFKPQRWISERGYIVHNPSYKFFSFNAGPRTCLGKDLSFIQIKMIAISILCKYRVLLVEDHVPLLSHSIVLLMKNGFKVRITKREI; this comes from the coding sequence ATGGATTTGTTTGGTTCTATAATAATAGTTTGTGCACTCTTTTTCTTCCTATGCGTCGTCATCTTCCAAATACATAGAAGACGATTTTGTAGATACCCCATCTTGAAAGATTATCCTTTTCTAGGCATGTTACCTCCCCTTCTTTGGAACTTGTGGCATATTCATGATTTCCTAACTGAGGAATTGAAAAAACAACAAAGGAGCACTGGTGAGTTCACGGGACCTTGGTTTACCAAAATGAACTATTTGGTCACTAGTGACCCCATCAATGTGCATCACATAATGAGCAAGTGTTTTGCAAATTATGTTAAGGGTCAAGAGTTTCATGAGATTTTTGAAGCCTTTGGAGATGGAATATTCAATGCCGATTCGGAGACATGGAAATACAATAGGTCACTTTTTCACTCTATTTTCAAACAGAGAGATTTTGAATTGTTTCAAGAGAAAATTATTCGAAATAAGTTGGAGAGAAGCTTGATTCCTATATTGGATCATGTTCAACAAAAAGGGTCACAGGTGGATCTACAAGACGTCTTCAACCGTTTCACATTCGATAACATTTGTTCTGTGGTTCTCGGATGTGATCCTAATTGTCTTTCGATTGATTTCCCTGATGTCACGTGTGAGAAGGCTTTTGACCAAATTGAAGAATGCATATTCTATAGACATGCTATTCCAAGAGGTGTTTGGATATTGCAAAAAATTCTTCAAGTTGGTCAAGAGAAAAAAATGACCAAAGCATCCAAAGAATTTGATGAATTTATATATGCAAACATAGAGTCCAAAAGAGAGGAGCTAAGAAAAGGTATAAAGAATGATGAAATGGGAGACTTATTAACAACTTTTATGAAAAAAGAGAAGGAGTCACAAGTTATAGTACATGATGACAAGTTTCTAAGGGATGCCGCATTCAATCTCTTTGTAGCCGGGAGAGATACTATAACTTCGGCACTTACATGGTTATTTTATCTTGTGGCTACACACCCTTTAGTAGAAACCAAGATTCTTGAAGAGATTAAAGAAAATTTTGGGAGCATTAACAATATTGAAAAGAAGTTAGGGGTTGATGATTTGAAAAAGTTAGTTTATCTTCAAGGTGCTATATGTGAGGCTATAAGGCTTTTTCCTCCTATACCCTTTGAGAGAAAGCAGGCAATTAAAGGTGATATACTTCCTAGTGGTCACATTGTTAATCCTAAtacaattatattattttctttgtattcAATGGGTAGAGTTGAAGAGACATGGGGAAAAGATTGCTTGGAGTTCAAGCCACAGAGATGGATATCCGAGAGAGGATACATTGTTCATAATCCATCTTATAAGTTCTTTAGTTTTAATGCCGGACCTAGGACTTGTTTGGGAAAGGACTTGTCCTTTATTCAAATTAAGATGATAGCAATTTCTATTTTGTGCAAGTATCGTGTCCTATTGGTGGAAGATCATGTTCCTTTATTAAGCCATTCAATTGTACTTCTTATGAAGAATGGTTTCAAGGTTAGGATAACAAAGAGAGAAATTTGA
- the LOC123906657 gene encoding alkane hydroxylase MAH1-like, whose amino-acid sequence MLYKGPPYTSKSYNTKQYQQFTMTMLSYTPIIFEVFFFICIIFQIHRWRRCKYPIHIDYPIVGMVVPFLWNLRHIHDYITQLLKQQHRNTCEFMGPWFTNQNYLVTSDPINVHHMLSKCFNNYVKGQEYHEIFEAFGDGIFNADSETWKYNRSLFHSVFKQRDFELFEEKIIRNKLEKSLIPMLDHVQQKGSVVDLQDVFNRFTFDNICSVVLGCDPNCLSIDLPNVACEKAFNEIEEGIFYRHKVPSGLWKLQKWLQIGEERTMTKACKTFDEFIYANIASKREEINKCSKKDEMVDLLTMFMKKDKGSQVVVHDDKFLRDAAFNLFVAGRDTVTSALTWFFYLVATHPLVEAKILEEIKENFGGINNIEKKIGVDDLKKLVYLHGAILEALRLFPPIPFERKQAIKGDILPSGHIVKPNTIVLFFVYSMGRLEESWGKDCLEFKPERWISERGGIVHVPSYKFNSYNAGPRTCLGKDLSMIQIKMTAIAILSKYCVQVEAGHVPFLSHSIVLFMKNGLKVRITKRGI is encoded by the coding sequence atgCTATATAAAGGACCACCATATACGAGTAAATCATATAATACCAAACAATATCAACAATTTACAATGACCATGCTTAGCTATACACCAATAATTTTTGAAGTCTTCTTTTTCATATGCATCATCTTCCAAATTCATCGTTGGAGACGTTGCAAATACCCAATTCATATAGATTATCCAATTGTTGGCATGGTGGTACCATTCCTTTGGAACTTGAGGCATATTCATGATTACATAACTCAGTTATTGAAACAACAACATAGAAACACATGTGAGTTCATGGGACCTTGGTTTACCAACCAAAACTATTTGGTCACTAGTGACCCTATCAATGTTCATCATATGTTGAGCAAGTGTTTTAATAACTATGTTAAGGGTCAAGAATATCATGAGATTTTTGAAGCCTTTGGAGATGGAATATTCAACGCCGATTCAGAGACATGGAAATACAATAGGTCACTTTTTCACTCCGTTTTCAAACAAAGAGATTTTGAATTGTTTGAGGAGAAAATAATTCGAAACAAGTTAGAGAAAAGCTTGATTCCTATGTTGGATCATGTTCAACAAAAAGGGTCGGTGGTGGATCTACAAGATGTCTTCAATCGTTTCACATTCGATAACATTTGCTCTGTGGTTCTCGGATGTGATCCTAATTGTCTTTCGATTGATTTACCAAACGTCGCATGTGAGAAGGCTTTTAACGAAATTGAAGAGGGCATATTCTATAGACATAAAGTGCCTAGTGGGTTGTGGAAgttgcaaaaatggcttcaaATTGGTGAAGAGAGAACTATGACCAAGGCATGCAAAACCTTTGATGAAtttatatatgcaaatatagCATCAAAGAGAGAAGAGataaacaaatgtagcaaaaaAGATGAAATGGTTGATTTGCTAACAATGTTTATGAAAAAAGATAAGGGATCGCAAGTAGTAGTTCATGATGATAAGTTTCTAAGGGATGCTGCATTCAATCTCTTTGTAGCGGGGAGAGATACCGTAACTTCAGCCCTTACATGGTTCTTTTATCTTGTAGCCACACACCCTTTAGTTGAAGCCAAGATTCTTGAAGAGATTAAAGAAAATTTTGGGGGcattaataatattgaaaagaaGATAGGGGTTGATGATTTGAAAAAGTTAGTTTATCTTCATGGTGCTATATTGGAGGCTCTAAGGCTTTTTCCTCCTATACCCTTTGAGAGAAAGCAAGCAATTAAAGGTGATATACTTCCAAGTGGACACATTGTTAAACCTAATACAATAGTACTATTTTTTGTGTATTCAATGGGGAGATTGGAAGAGTCATGGGGAAAAGATTGTTTGGAGTTCAAGCCAGAGAGATGGATATCCGAGAGAGGAGGCATTGTTCATGTACCGTCTTACAAGTTCAATAGTTATAATGCTGGACCTAGAACTTGTTTGGGAAAGGACTTGTCCATGATTCAAATTAAGATGACAGCAATTGCTATTTTGTCCAAATATTGTGTCCAAGTAGAGGCTGGTCATGTTCCTTTCCTAAGCCATTCAATTGTACTTTTTATGAAGAATGGTTTGAAGGTTAGGATAACAAAAAGAGGAATTTGA